Proteins from a single region of Streptococcus oralis:
- a CDS encoding rhomboid family intramembrane serine protease, with protein MKEIFDKRYPVTSFFLLVTALVFLLMLVLTGLNFERADTLLQFGAMYGPIIRLFPEQIWRLFSAIFVHIGWEHFIVNMISLYFLGRQVEEIFGSKQFFLLYLLSGMMGNLFVFAFTPKVLAAGASTSLYGLFAAIIVLRYATRSPYIQQLGQSYLTLFVINIIGSVLIPGISLAGHIGGAVGGAFLAVIFPVKWERKMYSTSQRIGAIVLFIALAIFLCYKGMSYV; from the coding sequence ATGAAGGAAATCTTTGATAAACGTTATCCTGTGACTAGCTTCTTCCTCCTAGTAACAGCATTGGTATTTCTCTTGATGTTGGTTCTTACAGGTTTAAATTTTGAACGAGCAGATACCTTGCTTCAGTTTGGAGCCATGTATGGACCGATCATTCGCCTGTTCCCTGAGCAGATTTGGCGCCTTTTTTCGGCTATATTTGTGCATATCGGATGGGAGCATTTCATTGTCAATATGATTTCGCTCTACTTTCTTGGACGACAGGTTGAGGAGATTTTCGGCTCCAAGCAGTTCTTCCTTCTCTATCTCTTATCAGGAATGATGGGCAATCTCTTTGTGTTTGCTTTCACACCGAAAGTCCTAGCAGCAGGAGCATCCACCTCCCTCTATGGACTATTTGCTGCGATTATCGTTTTGCGCTACGCGACTCGCAGCCCCTATATCCAGCAGTTGGGGCAATCCTATCTGACACTTTTCGTGATCAATATCATTGGAAGTGTTCTGATTCCAGGAATCAGCCTAGCTGGGCATATTGGTGGCGCAGTAGGCGGTGCTTTTCTAGCAGTCATTTTTCCAGTTAAATGGGAGAGAAAGATGTATAGTACCAGCCAGCGAATCGGAGCAATTGTACTTTTTATCGCACTAGCCATTTTCCTTTGCTATAAGGGAATGAGCTATGTGTAG
- a CDS encoding 5-formyltetrahydrofolate cyclo-ligase gives MKAELRKQVLHEMKALSQEQKQAMDQVLTERFLHHPFYQEAKTIATYLSFPHEFQTQELIEQALKDGKKVLIPKTYPKGCMDFVVYNPQQLVKTSFGLMEPQGDLEVVDPSQIDLIHVPGLAFTTEGYRIGYGGGYYDRYLENFAGHSLSTIYPCQVQEFNLEDHDIPVQEVLTYEGNL, from the coding sequence ATGAAAGCAGAACTACGTAAGCAAGTCTTACACGAAATGAAGGCTTTATCTCAGGAGCAAAAACAGGCTATGGATCAAGTTTTAACTGAGCGTTTCTTGCATCACCCCTTTTACCAAGAAGCCAAGACCATCGCAACCTATCTCTCTTTTCCGCATGAGTTTCAAACGCAAGAATTGATCGAGCAGGCGCTGAAGGACGGCAAAAAAGTTCTGATACCCAAAACCTATCCCAAGGGGTGCATGGACTTTGTAGTCTACAATCCGCAGCAGTTGGTAAAAACTTCCTTTGGTCTAATGGAACCGCAAGGAGACTTGGAAGTGGTGGATCCGTCTCAGATTGATTTAATTCATGTTCCGGGTTTGGCTTTTACAACAGAGGGGTATCGGATTGGATATGGTGGAGGATACTACGACCGCTATCTGGAGAATTTTGCTGGGCATAGCCTAAGTACAATCTATCCTTGTCAGGTTCAGGAGTTTAACTTGGAAGACCATGATATTCCCGTACAGGAGGTGCTAACCTATGAAGGAAATCTTTGA
- a CDS encoding N-acetyldiaminopimelate deacetylase has translation MLDLIQTRRDLHQIPEIGLEEFKTQAYLLDVIEKLTTDKNFVQVRTWRTGILVYLQGSQPERTIGWRTDIDGLPIVEQTGLPFASQHQGRMHACGHDFHMTIALGCLERALEEQPKNNLLFLFQPAEENEAGGMLMYEDGAFGDWLPDQFYGLHVRPDLKVGQIATNTHTLFAGTCEVKIHFKGKGGHAAFPHEANDALVAASYFVTQVQSVVSRNVNPIEGAVVTFGVFQAGTTNNVITDTAFLHGTIRALTQDMSLLVQKRVKTVAEGVAAAFDMEVEVELKQGGYLPVENNPALARKLMDFFEEKDGIELIDIEPAMTGEDFGYLLSKVDGVMFWLGIDSPYALHHPQMSPKEEALTIGVEAVSSFLKKKAAE, from the coding sequence ATGTTAGATTTGATTCAGACTAGACGAGATTTACACCAGATTCCAGAGATTGGCTTGGAGGAGTTTAAGACTCAGGCTTATTTGCTGGATGTGATTGAAAAATTGACTACGGACAAGAACTTTGTTCAAGTTCGTACTTGGCGGACAGGTATTCTGGTTTATTTGCAGGGAAGTCAGCCGGAACGAACCATTGGTTGGCGAACAGACATTGATGGCCTGCCTATCGTCGAACAAACAGGACTGCCTTTTGCCTCTCAGCACCAAGGTCGCATGCATGCCTGTGGCCATGATTTTCATATGACTATTGCCTTGGGCTGTCTCGAACGCGCTCTTGAGGAGCAACCCAAGAATAATTTGCTCTTTCTATTTCAGCCTGCTGAAGAAAATGAAGCCGGTGGGATGCTTATGTATGAAGACGGTGCTTTTGGAGATTGGTTGCCAGACCAGTTTTATGGTCTCCATGTTCGTCCGGATCTGAAGGTTGGACAGATTGCGACCAATACACATACTCTCTTTGCAGGGACCTGTGAGGTGAAGATTCATTTCAAAGGAAAAGGGGGACATGCAGCTTTTCCACATGAAGCTAATGACGCCTTGGTAGCGGCTAGTTACTTTGTGACCCAGGTGCAGTCAGTTGTCAGCCGCAATGTCAACCCAATCGAGGGAGCGGTGGTGACCTTTGGCGTTTTTCAGGCTGGAACAACCAACAATGTCATCACAGATACAGCCTTTTTACACGGAACCATTCGCGCCTTGACTCAGGACATGAGTCTCTTGGTACAAAAAAGGGTCAAGACAGTTGCAGAAGGAGTTGCAGCAGCCTTTGATATGGAAGTCGAAGTGGAACTCAAGCAAGGAGGCTACCTACCTGTTGAGAACAATCCAGCCTTGGCGCGTAAACTGATGGATTTCTTTGAAGAAAAAGACGGAATCGAGTTGATTGATATCGAGCCTGCTATGACAGGTGAGGACTTTGGTTACCTCCTTTCGAAGGTAGATGGCGTTATGTTTTGGCTGGGTATCGATAGTCCCTACGCCCTTCACCATCCTCAGATGAGTCCCAAGGAAGAAGCCTTAACTATTGGGGTGGAAGCAGTATCTAGTTTCCTGAAAAAGAAGGCGGCGGAGTAG
- the dapD gene encoding 2,3,4,5-tetrahydropyridine-2,6-dicarboxylate N-acetyltransferase, with the protein MTATKMNAQEIIQFIANAEKKTSVKVTFEGQLATAVPSSVVKLGNVLFGDWKDVAPLLEGLVENQDYVVEQDARNSAVPLLDKRAINARIEPGAIIRDQVEIGDNAVIMMGAVINIGAEIGAGTMIDMGAILGGRAIVGENSHVGAGAVLAGVIEPASTEPVRVGDNVLIGANAVVIEGVQIGSGSVVAAGAIVTQDVPENVVVAGVPARIIKEIDAQTQQKTALEDALRTL; encoded by the coding sequence ATGACTGCTACAAAAATGAACGCTCAAGAAATTATCCAATTTATCGCCAATGCTGAAAAGAAAACCAGTGTCAAAGTAACCTTTGAGGGGCAACTCGCAACTGCTGTGCCTAGCTCTGTTGTCAAACTAGGAAATGTTTTATTCGGAGACTGGAAGGATGTCGCTCCGCTTCTTGAAGGTTTAGTAGAAAATCAAGATTACGTTGTCGAGCAAGATGCTCGTAATTCTGCAGTTCCTTTGCTAGACAAACGTGCGATCAATGCTCGTATCGAGCCAGGTGCTATTATCCGTGACCAGGTTGAAATTGGTGACAATGCTGTTATCATGATGGGAGCTGTTATCAATATCGGTGCTGAAATCGGTGCTGGAACCATGATTGACATGGGTGCCATCCTTGGTGGTCGCGCTATCGTTGGGGAAAACAGCCACGTTGGTGCAGGTGCAGTTTTGGCAGGTGTGATTGAGCCAGCTAGTACTGAACCAGTCCGTGTCGGAGACAATGTTCTTATCGGTGCCAATGCAGTGGTTATCGAAGGAGTTCAAATCGGCAGTGGTTCAGTTGTTGCAGCAGGAGCTATCGTTACCCAAGATGTCCCAGAAAATGTGGTGGTAGCAGGTGTTCCGGCTCGTATCATCAAAGAAATTGATGCCCAAACCCAACAAAAAACAGCGCTTGAGGATGCGCTTCGTACCTTGTAA
- a CDS encoding DMT family transporter, which produces MNHYQKKIVKGTVYSLLSGLIWGICGILGEYFFTHYPVSSGWITSMRLLVAGSLVLGLSAFQLRSHLLDIWRDKKNYLPFLAYAILGIFSVQFFFYLCVEYSNATTATILQFISPVFILFYNRIIYQKKASITAVFYVLIAMLGVFLMATKGDLSQLSMTPLALVTGLLSAVGVMFNVILPQRFARRYGFVPTVGWGMILAGLFSNFLYPIYRISFQVDLVSVLICLTIAVFGTAFAFFLSMKAVSLVSPLVVSVVSASEPLSSALLSVLFLGLVMDGFLALAMVLIIVPMIFLSVEEAKQAR; this is translated from the coding sequence ATGAATCATTATCAGAAAAAGATTGTTAAGGGAACAGTATACTCGCTACTCTCAGGCCTAATCTGGGGGATTTGTGGGATTTTAGGAGAGTATTTTTTCACTCATTATCCAGTGTCTTCTGGATGGATTACTTCTATGCGTTTACTAGTGGCGGGGAGTTTGGTTTTAGGTCTATCTGCCTTTCAGTTGCGTAGCCACTTGTTGGACATCTGGCGTGATAAAAAAAATTACCTACCTTTTTTAGCCTATGCTATTCTAGGTATTTTTTCTGTGCAGTTTTTCTTCTATCTCTGCGTTGAGTATTCCAATGCGACGACGGCGACCATTTTGCAATTTATCAGCCCGGTTTTTATCCTGTTTTACAATCGAATCATTTACCAGAAGAAGGCTTCGATTACAGCTGTTTTCTATGTTTTAATTGCCATGCTAGGTGTTTTTTTGATGGCTACAAAAGGGGATTTGTCCCAATTATCCATGACTCCTTTGGCTCTAGTGACAGGTTTGCTCAGTGCAGTAGGGGTCATGTTTAATGTTATCCTTCCTCAGCGTTTTGCACGGCGCTATGGATTTGTTCCGACTGTTGGCTGGGGGATGATTCTGGCAGGGCTCTTTAGTAATTTCCTCTACCCTATTTATCGGATAAGTTTTCAAGTGGATCTGGTAAGTGTGCTGATTTGTCTGACGATTGCCGTGTTTGGTACTGCTTTTGCTTTCTTCCTATCTATGAAGGCTGTGTCACTCGTTTCCCCGCTGGTTGTATCGGTGGTGAGTGCTAGCGAACCGCTCTCTTCAGCTTTATTAAGTGTTCTTTTTTTGGGATTGGTCATGGATGGTTTTTTGGCTTTAGCTATGGTGTTGATTATCGTTCCGATGATTTTTTTATCTGTAGAGGAAGCAAAACAAGCCAGGTAA
- the pbp1b gene encoding penicillin-binding protein PBP1B translates to MKERINELKTKMLHFFQQLMQRIAKWKKRLAEKLANKKTSKKGTSSDKVRKAGSVFAKVLSGFKIVFNTLFILGFIGGLFGAGVAMGYGVALFDKAQVPQAEELVKQVKDIASISEITYSDGSTIASIEGDLLRTSVASDAISDNLKKAIVATEDEHFNEHKGVVPKAVIRATLGTFVGLGSSSGGSTLTQQVIKQQVVGDAPTLARKAKEIIDALALERAMGKDEILTTYLNIAPFGRNHKGQNIAGAQQAAEGIFGVNASDLTVPQAAFIAGLPQSPISYSPYESDGSMKSDEDMALGIKRAKDVLYNMYRTGALSQEDYDKYKDYDFKKDFLPSGSVSGTSRDYLYYATLAEATDRMYDYLIQRDNVSAQELKNESIQKSYRDLATKEIENGGYKITTTINKNVHAAMQNAVATYGYLLDDSTGQPEVGNVLMDNQTGAILGFVGGRNYQENQNNHAIDTKRSPASTTKPILAYGIAIDQGLMGSASILSNYPTNFSNGNPIMYVNSPGTGMMTLGEALNYSWNIPAYWTYRTLREKGVDVKGYMEKMGYEIPEYGIESLPMGGGIDVTVAQHTNGYQTLANNGVYHKKHMIAKIESTDGRLVYEHKDEPVQVYSKATATIMQSLLRDVISSRITSSFQTDLTTINPSLARADWIGKTGTTNEDENMWLMLSTPRLTLGGWLGHDDNRPLAKGAGHYRNANYMAHLVNAIQQAEPGIWGNERFNLDPSVTKSQVLRSTGQKPGKVSINGKEIEVSGSTVTSYWATKEGAPVTTYRFAIGGSDADYLNAWKNILGSVPAVTPPSSSSSSSSGSSSSSGNTQSGSSGRSRLFNR, encoded by the coding sequence ATGAAAGAAAGAATTAATGAATTAAAAACAAAAATGCTGCATTTTTTCCAGCAGCTAATGCAACGAATTGCAAAATGGAAGAAAAGACTAGCAGAAAAACTAGCTAATAAGAAAACCAGTAAAAAGGGGACCTCTTCTGACAAAGTTAGAAAGGCAGGATCTGTTTTTGCTAAGGTTTTGAGTGGGTTTAAAATAGTTTTTAACACACTCTTTATCTTAGGTTTTATCGGTGGACTGTTTGGCGCTGGTGTGGCTATGGGTTATGGAGTCGCTCTATTTGACAAGGCCCAGGTACCTCAAGCAGAAGAGTTGGTCAAACAAGTGAAGGATATTGCCTCCATCTCAGAAATCACTTATTCTGACGGTAGTACCATTGCCTCGATCGAGGGCGATTTATTGCGCACTTCAGTCGCTTCAGATGCTATCTCAGATAACCTTAAGAAAGCTATTGTTGCGACAGAGGACGAGCATTTCAATGAGCACAAGGGAGTTGTGCCTAAGGCCGTTATTCGTGCGACCTTGGGAACCTTTGTCGGTCTAGGCTCGTCTAGTGGTGGTTCGACCTTGACCCAGCAGGTCATCAAGCAACAAGTAGTGGGGGATGCTCCAACTCTAGCTCGTAAGGCTAAAGAGATTATTGATGCTCTTGCTTTAGAAAGGGCCATGGGTAAGGATGAGATTTTGACAACCTACCTTAACATTGCTCCTTTTGGTCGCAATCATAAAGGTCAAAATATTGCAGGTGCCCAGCAGGCTGCAGAAGGAATCTTTGGTGTTAATGCTTCGGATTTAACGGTCCCTCAAGCAGCCTTTATCGCAGGATTGCCACAGAGTCCAATCAGTTACTCTCCTTATGAATCTGATGGTAGTATGAAGAGTGATGAGGACATGGCTCTGGGAATCAAGCGTGCCAAGGATGTCCTCTACAACATGTACCGGACAGGGGCTCTAAGTCAAGAAGACTACGATAAGTACAAAGATTATGACTTTAAGAAAGATTTCCTACCATCTGGTAGTGTTAGTGGTACTTCGCGTGACTATCTCTACTATGCAACCTTGGCAGAAGCAACTGACCGTATGTACGACTATCTCATCCAACGAGATAATGTTTCTGCGCAAGAATTAAAGAATGAGTCCATTCAGAAATCCTATCGTGATTTAGCCACTAAGGAAATTGAAAATGGTGGATATAAGATTACGACAACTATCAATAAAAATGTTCATGCTGCGATGCAAAATGCGGTTGCGACCTACGGCTATCTGCTAGATGATTCGACAGGTCAGCCTGAGGTGGGGAATGTCCTCATGGACAACCAAACGGGAGCTATCCTTGGATTTGTTGGTGGCCGTAATTATCAAGAAAATCAGAATAATCACGCTATCGATACCAAGCGTTCTCCAGCTTCAACCACAAAACCTATATTGGCCTATGGTATCGCTATTGACCAAGGTTTGATGGGGAGTGCAAGTATCTTATCAAACTATCCTACCAACTTCTCAAACGGGAATCCCATCATGTATGTCAATAGTCCTGGTACAGGTATGATGACATTGGGAGAAGCTCTTAACTACTCATGGAATATCCCAGCCTACTGGACGTATCGTACGCTTCGAGAGAAGGGTGTTGATGTCAAAGGCTATATGGAAAAAATGGGTTACGAAATCCCAGAATATGGGATTGAAAGTTTACCGATGGGTGGGGGGATTGACGTTACAGTTGCCCAGCATACCAACGGGTATCAAACTCTGGCCAACAATGGAGTTTACCATAAGAAACATATGATCGCTAAGATCGAGTCAACGGATGGCCGATTGGTATACGAGCACAAGGATGAGCCTGTCCAAGTTTATTCAAAAGCGACAGCAACCATCATGCAAAGTCTCCTTCGGGATGTCATTTCATCTCGGATTACTTCAAGTTTCCAGACGGACTTGACGACTATCAATCCATCCCTAGCTCGTGCTGACTGGATCGGAAAAACTGGTACGACCAATGAAGATGAAAATATGTGGCTCATGCTTTCTACACCTCGCTTGACTTTGGGTGGCTGGTTAGGTCACGATGATAATCGACCACTAGCCAAAGGAGCAGGCCACTACCGTAATGCCAACTATATGGCCCACTTGGTCAATGCTATCCAACAAGCTGAACCTGGAATATGGGGGAATGAGCGCTTTAATCTGGATCCAAGTGTGACCAAGTCGCAAGTTCTCCGATCTACAGGGCAAAAACCAGGCAAGGTTTCTATCAATGGGAAAGAAATAGAAGTTTCTGGATCAACAGTAACGAGCTACTGGGCGACTAAGGAAGGCGCCCCAGTGACCACCTATCGCTTTGCTATTGGAGGAAGCGATGCAGATTATCTGAACGCATGGAAGAATATTCTAGGAAGCGTTCCAGCAGTGACTCCTCCAAGCTCAAGTTCAAGCAGTAGCTCTGGAAGTTCAAGTTCGAGTGGAAATACTCAAAGTGGTTCTTCAGGACGTTCACGTCTATTTAATCGTTAA
- the tyrS gene encoding tyrosine--tRNA ligase yields MHIFDELKERGLIFQTTDEEALRKALEEGQVSYYTGYDPTADSLHLGHLVAILTSRRLQLAGHKPYALVGGATGLIGDPSFKDAERSLQTKDTVNGWVKSIQGQLSRFLDFENGENKAVMVNNYDWFGSISFIDFLRDIGKYFTVNYMMSKESVKKRIETGISYTEFAYQIMQGYDFYVLNQEHNVTLQIGGSDQWGNMTAGTELLRRKADKTGHVITVPLITDATGKKFGKSEGNAVWLNPEKTSPYEMYQFWMNVMDADAVRFLKIFTFLSLDEIEDIRKQFEAAPHERLAQKVLAREVVTLVHGEEAYKEALNITEQLFAGNIKNLSVKELKQGLRGVPNYQVQADENHNIVELLVSSGVVNSKRQAREDVQNGAIYVNGDRIQDLDYVLSDADKLENKLTVIRRGKKKYFVLTY; encoded by the coding sequence ATGCACATTTTTGATGAGCTAAAAGAGCGTGGTTTGATTTTTCAAACGACTGATGAAGAAGCTTTGCGCAAAGCCCTAGAAGAAGGTCAAGTTTCTTATTATACTGGCTACGATCCAACTGCTGACAGCCTTCACCTCGGTCACCTTGTCGCAATCTTGACAAGTCGTCGTTTGCAATTAGCAGGTCACAAACCTTATGCGCTCGTTGGCGGTGCTACAGGTCTCATCGGAGATCCGTCCTTCAAAGATGCTGAACGTAGTCTCCAAACAAAAGACACAGTAAATGGTTGGGTCAAGTCTATCCAAGGACAACTTTCTCGTTTTCTTGACTTTGAAAATGGTGAAAACAAAGCTGTCATGGTCAACAACTACGACTGGTTTGGCAGCATCAGCTTCATTGACTTCCTCCGTGATATCGGAAAATACTTCACTGTCAACTACATGATGAGCAAGGAGTCTGTGAAGAAACGGATCGAAACAGGGATTTCTTACACTGAGTTTGCCTACCAAATCATGCAAGGCTATGACTTCTACGTCCTTAACCAAGAGCACAATGTTACTCTTCAAATCGGTGGTTCTGACCAATGGGGAAATATGACAGCTGGTACCGAATTGCTTCGTCGTAAGGCTGACAAGACTGGCCACGTGATCACTGTGCCACTCATCACAGACGCAACTGGTAAGAAATTTGGTAAATCAGAAGGAAACGCAGTCTGGCTCAACCCTGAAAAGACTTCTCCATACGAAATGTACCAATTCTGGATGAACGTCATGGATGCTGACGCTGTTCGCTTCTTGAAGATTTTTACCTTCTTGTCACTGGACGAGATTGAAGACATCCGTAAACAATTTGAAGCGGCTCCACACGAACGCTTGGCACAAAAAGTCTTGGCTCGTGAAGTCGTGACTCTTGTACACGGAGAAGAAGCCTACAAGGAAGCCCTCAATATCACTGAGCAACTCTTTGCTGGAAACATCAAAAACCTTTCTGTCAAAGAACTCAAACAAGGACTTCGTGGAGTGCCAAACTACCAAGTACAAGCAGACGAAAACCACAATATCGTGGAACTCCTCGTGTCATCTGGTGTGGTTAACTCAAAACGCCAAGCCCGTGAAGATGTTCAAAATGGAGCCATCTACGTCAACGGCGACCGTATCCAAGACCTTGACTATGTCTTGAGTGATGCAGATAAGTTAGAAAACAAACTAACTGTTATCCGCCGCGGGAAGAAAAAATACTTCGTTCTTACATACTAA
- a CDS encoding putative RNA methyltransferase translates to MNTNLKPKLQRFATATAFSCPICQEDLTLVETSLKCSNRHSFDLAKFGYVNLAPQIKQSTNYDKENFQNRQQILEAGFYQTILETISDLLARLETAKTILDIGCGEGFYSRKLQESHPDKTFYAFDISKDSVQIAAKSEPNWAVNWFVGDLARLPIKDASMDILLDIFSPANYGEFRRVLSKDGILIKVIPTENHLKEIRQMAQDQLTKKDYSNQDIKEHFQGHFSIQSRQITFLTKSITAEQRQALLAMTPLLFHVDQSKIDWTQLTEITIEAEILVGKVG, encoded by the coding sequence ATGAATACAAACCTCAAACCCAAACTTCAACGTTTTGCTACTGCGACTGCCTTTTCCTGCCCTATCTGCCAAGAAGATCTGACCTTGGTCGAAACTAGTCTCAAGTGTAGCAACCGCCATTCTTTTGACTTGGCAAAATTTGGCTATGTCAATCTGGCTCCTCAAATCAAACAATCCACCAACTACGACAAGGAAAATTTCCAAAACCGTCAGCAAATCCTTGAAGCTGGTTTTTATCAGACTATCTTAGAAACCATCTCTGACCTGCTTGCAAGGCTAGAAACTGCCAAAACAATTTTAGATATCGGTTGTGGCGAAGGATTCTACTCTCGTAAACTCCAAGAAAGTCACCCTGACAAGACCTTCTATGCCTTTGATATTTCAAAAGACTCAGTCCAAATCGCTGCTAAGAGTGAACCCAACTGGGCAGTCAACTGGTTTGTCGGTGACCTGGCCCGTCTTCCTATAAAAGACGCCAGTATGGATATCCTGCTCGACATCTTTTCGCCTGCCAATTATGGAGAATTTCGCCGTGTTTTATCCAAAGATGGCATCTTGATCAAGGTCATCCCGACTGAAAATCACCTCAAAGAAATCCGTCAAATGGCGCAGGACCAGCTGACAAAGAAGGATTATTCCAACCAAGATATCAAAGAACATTTCCAGGGACATTTCAGCATCCAATCTCGCCAAATAACCTTCCTGACCAAATCCATCACAGCAGAGCAACGCCAAGCCCTGCTTGCCATGACGCCCTTACTCTTTCACGTTGACCAAAGTAAGATTGACTGGACTCAGTTGACTGAGATTACCATTGAAGCAGAGATTCTAGTTGGGAAAGTAGGGTGA